The stretch of DNA TCGTTTACCTTTTTAAAGTTGTTAAAATCAACCATGGCCATGGAGAGTATGCTGTCCCCCCGTTGACATCGTTTCAACACCTCCTGAAACTTTTCCTGCAGGGTATAGCGGTTAAAGAGCCCGGTTAAGGCATCCTTCGCCGCCACGGTCTCCAGTTTTTCATTCATCCGTTTTAATTCTTCATTTTTTTTCGCCACTTCCCGCTGGGCATTGGCAAATTGACTGTTTAATTTCATAATTTCTTCGTAGGAGTCTTGGCAGTGCTCTCCGCAGTACAACCCTTCCTCTACCATGATCAAATAGCCCCGTGCCATGGAAAATCCGTGTAACACCCTTTGTTTATCCTGCTCCTGCAAGGGATGCTCTAAGACCAGGTCCAAGATCTGATCTTTTCCATGGAAAAGGTTTTTTAGTTTTTCGGCTTTGTTTTCATCCATGGCTATTTTATCAAAAATTGATGCGCCCACGTCGAACAGCGTTTTCTCATGAGCATATATAATTTCTTCGATGACTCCTTGAGCATTACACCCTACTATCTCGATCAGATTCTCTTGCAATTTCATCTATTTTGCCTCCCAGTAATAAACTCCCCGTTTTTCCTTCTGTATTCAAGCCCGGTAAAAATTTCGGATATTCTTAGTTTCGACACCGGGACCGCCTTATCCTTTATTATTTCACAGAATTCATTGAAAAGCTACTTTCTTTATTCATGGTCTCCCGTTAAATTTTCTTGAAATTCTTCGTGATTATTTTAATCATTTGCTGTATAATGGGAGTTTATAAAGCCCGGACAATCCGGGAGGATTTTTCAAACAATCAAGGAGGCTCATTATGAAATGGTTAAATAAATATATGCAAGGACGGGCGGGGGGAGATCATCTATCCATCTTTCTGTTGGTGTTTTCTGTGGTGATTACCATATTCGGCCGCTTGACCGGTTTCTTTATTATTGAATCCCTTAGCTACATTCCCTTAGGCCTGGGGATCTATCGGATGTTTTCAAAAAACATCCAACAGCGAAGGATGGAGAACTATAAGTTTATGATGAAAATCAGTCCCTTATACAAAAAGGGCCATCGACTGTTTACCCGTTTACGGAATTCGAAAAACCATAAACTTATGCCCTGTACTTCCTGTAAGTCCATGCTCCGGGTGCCCAAAAACAAAGGCAAAATTCGAGTAACCTGCCCCAGCTGTAAAACCCGGTTCATAAAAAAAACCTGAAAAAACCCTTCAAAATACTTTACAACGCTACAATACCATAAGGAGAGAATCTCTCAATGAATATAATCAATAAAACCTTAGGAAAAACCATCTACCTCTTCGCTAAAATTTTAGAGGGGATGTTCACTGTCACCATCCGTCTTTTAGAAACCCTGGTTTTAATTACCAAGGGCATATCCAGCGGCCTGTTGCTGCTTCTCAGCATGGGAGGCTGTTTGTTTCTTTTAATCTTTGCCATCCCTTTAGGGATTCGAATCTTAACGGACCCCTATGCCCTGGGGATTCTATTGTTTCTTATGTTGTTTCCCTTTCTGGCGGGGAGGCTCCTGGTGCACCTGAAAAAACAGAAATTCCTGATCACGGCCTTTCTGTTCAATTTATCGAAGCACTTAATCCATCCCGAAGCCTATGCCTATAAATCCTTTGCCTCCTATAAAAAAGCCTATGACCAGGCTCAGGAAGATTACCGGAGGGAACAGGAACGGCGCTACCATGAACAGCAGCAGCAAAAACAACGGGCTTGGAATGAACAATTTTATCAATGGCAGTCCCAGGGTGCCCGGGGCAGTCGCTACTACTACCGCACCGGTTCCAGCGGTCAGTGGCACCGACAGGGTGGACAACACCAATCCTTTGGCGGTCCCCAGGGGAACCCCCGGCAAAAGTACAAGGAGAGCCTGGATATTTTAGAGGTCTCCGAAGGGGTTGATGAAAAGGAACTGAAAATGGCCTATCGAAAGAAAGCGAAAAAGTATCATCCCGATATCAACAAGGATCCCAATGCCACGAAGAAGTTTCAGGAAATCAACGACGCCTACAAATTCTTAAGCGAGTATTCATAAGAAAAAGTGTATCCCCGGGGAAAGAATCCCCCGGGGATTTTTACGCTCCGCCCCGCAAAAAAGCCCTTCGATATTTGTGTACCGCTCGGTCCACGGCTTCCGCCTTCCCGGTGAATGTCAACCGGGTTTGGGGAATGGGAAGATTTTTATACCCCTGATCCTCAAGAACCTCGAGCTCCACTTGCCACTGCTCCCCCAAATACTTCTCCGGAGAGAGCCACATCGCCGCCTTTTCAAAATAATCCTTGATCTCATAATAGGGAATCCCGCTATAGATTACCACTTCTTTCATTTATACACGTCCTTACATTATGTCATGATGTCATGGTCTTACAGAGCACAGGGAGTCTTTACAAGAGGTCCCGCACATCCAACACTTCCCCCTGCTCAAAGTCCCCGGTCAGTAACAGCTCTTTTACTTTCTCGGCGACCTTCTTTGTGGGCAGCAGCTGCCCCTCTTTTTTGTAGTTTTTAAACTTCTCCAGCTCCTGAAAATCCTCTTTATTGGAACTGCGGATTTCCTCCTGCATTTTCGTATCCATAATTGCCGGGGCTAAGGATAGAATCTTTACCGGGGCCTCCTTTGATTCCTGTTCTAATCCCACGGAACGGGTGAAAAGATTGACCCCCGCCTTCGATGCGCAGTAGTTGGCCCATCCGTAATGGGGTTTGCTGCCCGCCCCGGAGGAGATGTTAATCACCTTCTTATCCCCGGTAAAGCCTTGGGTTTTTTTGATAAAAGCGGAGGTGAGGATTAAGGGCGCCGCCAGGTTCACATGGAGATTTTGGAGAATTTCCCCGTCTTCGCAGTCCTCCAGTCGTTTCACCGGCGCCAACACCCCGGCATTATTGACCAGATAAATCCCTTCGGCGGCCTCAAGATCCACCCGTTGAAAAATCTCATCCATCAGGCTTCTTATTCTTTCGTGGTCCGAGAGATCAAATTCAAAAAACTCCAGGGATCCCCTCTGGGTCTCGGCAAAATCCATTAATTCCCGGTCCATTTTTCGCGAAATACAAAAAACCCGGTGGTTCTCATCCATTAAGGCTTTTCCCAAGGCCTTTCCCAGGCCCCGGGAGGTTCCCGTAATAATAAAATACTTCATAGGCTCATCTCCTCCGATTATAAGTTTAGATCCTTCGCTTTCTTACATACTTTTCTTTTCATTATGTACCCCGGATCCCCTTTATTACACACGGAACTCCAAGGATTCCAACCAAATCCCAAAGGACGGCGGCCCCCAATCCCGATTCTGGCCTTTCGGGTATATTCCTGTTATACTTACTGTTATACACGTTGTTATACTTACTGTTATACACGTTGTTATACTTTCTGTTATACACGTTGTTATACTTTCTGTTATACACGTTGTTATACTTTCTGTTATACACTACAAAATAAACCCTACACAGGATTAAAGGAGCGAGACCCATGGAAGGAACCAAAAGAAGTAATATCACCCCTGGGGCCACGGTTACCATCGTGGAAAAACAAAACCAGAGCACGGGAAAACTGACCCAAGGGGTGGTGGCAAAACTGCTTACCAAATCCCCGAACCACCCCCACGGCATTAAAGTACGTTTAGAAAGCGGAGAAGTGGGACGGGTAAAGGAAGTGCTGTAAAACCGGTACTGCCAACCCTTTTGATGAAACCTTTTACAAAAAAAACGACCGGGAAGGGTCGTTTTTTTACTTTCCTTGAAACTTAAGTTTTTTTCCAGAGGTTTTTCATCCGGTTTTCCATTTTCGCCTTCCGCTGTTTCGTCTGCTCCCGGTTGATCCTGATCTCTATAACATCCCCGGCCTTTGCCTCTGTGGGCAGTAAAGCCCGGGGCATATTAACGGTTTCTTTATCGGCAAGCTCCACCACGGCAAACGCCCCTTCAAATCGATCTATGATCACCTGCATTTTCATCGATCCTTTCCTGGTCCCCGGGATAGGAACCCAGCTTTTTTTCCATAAGGCCCTTTCTAGGTAATCGTTCGGATAAACACCCGGATCACTTCTGCGCCTCCAATAACGGTTCCTAAGGTGCTTCCGAGATTGGTTAAGGTGACCACCAATAGAATTCGGGTGACTTTATTTTTCCAAAAGCCCTTTACACTGACGGCGTCTTCCGACAGCTTTTCAAAATCCTCCACACTGGGTCGTCGGAGGTAGGCTTCCGTAATCCCTGCAAACCAACCGGCGGCCAGCAAGGGATTTAAAGAGCTTAAGGGGGCCACCAGAATGGCGGTTAATATGGTTAAGGGATGGCCCAGGGCGATGATGGCCCCCAGAGCGGAAAACCCGCCGTTCCAGATCACCCAGCTGGTGATTTGGCTGATGCCGGCGGAAAAATTCATATAAAAGGTGTACAGGATGATCCCGATAATAAGGATGGGAATGGCCCAGGCGATTTTTCCCGGGGCCTTGGATTTTTTCGGAACCTTCGATAACTCTTTTAAGTCATGTTCCTTATATATTTCCGTTTTAATTCCCGGAACATGGGCGGCGCCTAAAATCGCCACCACCTTATTCCCCGGGGCCTCTTTAATCTTTTGGGACAGGTATTGGTCCCGCTCATCAATCAGGGGTTTTTTAAGCTTCGGGAAATGTTCCGTGAAGTCCTGGAGCATGGCGTTCAGGGTGTCCTGGGATTTCATTTTTTCCAGTTCTTCCTCGGAGATACTCTCATCATTAAAAATACTGAAAAGAATTTGCACCATCAGGGACAGCTTCCCTTTGATGCCGATACCGTGCCAAACTCTGGCAAAGGTGGTTTGAATGTTTCGATCCGCCAGTACCAGTTTGGCCCCGATCTCCTTCGCCGAGTCGATTCCCTGAATCATCTCCTGTCCCGGCTTAATGCCGAACTGCTTCGCCAGCCGGTTTTGAAAGGAGGAGATTACCAGGTTGACCAACAGTACCGTGGTTTTTTTCTCTTTAATGATTTTGAAAATGTCCATCTTCTGCCACCGGTTTTTATCCGTCACCGACTGATACCGTTGGCGGTCCAGTTCGATGCAAACGGAATCCGGCTGTTCTTCTTCGATCACTTCTTTCACTTGTTTTGCACTTTCCTTCGATACGTGGGCGGTTCCGATCAGAATGATCTCCTTGCCCTCTATATTCATTCGAGTGATGTTTTCTTCGTTTGCTAGGGATGCTTCCGAATTTTCCTCCCGGGATTTTGCTAAAGAATCCTCCGTCAGTACTCCCTGCTCATTTTTGATTTGCTCTTCCATCATGATATTCCTTCCTCTCCATTATACTTCCTATTCACAGTTTACCAAATATCCGGACAAAAAGAAATAACATCCTTTCTTTAGCGGTTAATCATAATTAAGGCGATCACCGTCAGGAGAATCGCCACTTTGTTTTTGTTGGCAATTTTTTCTTTAAAGATGATAAAGCTTCCCAACGTGATCAGCACAATACTCCCCGCACTGTAGATGGGAAACACCACGGAGGTCTTTAAGGTATCCAGGGCTAAAATCAAAAAGTACGAAGAGAACAGGTTGGGAATCCCAACGGCAAAGCCGGTGAAAATATCTCTTTTGGTAATTACGGATTTTCTTCGAAGGGTGTAGGTCCCGCTGATCAGAAAGGCGGTGAAAAATACGAAAAATAAAAACACATCTTTGTAGTCATTCAGGGCATAGTTTTGATAAATTTTGTTGGAAAATTCCGCAAGGCCGCCGAAGGTAAACAGTAAAATCAGTAGATACTTCACATCCAGCTTTTCTTTAGCCTCCGAGGATAAGTTCACGATCAGTATGGATACAATTGCGAGAATAATCCCCACCCATTGGATGGAGGTGGGGTATTCCTGCCAAAGGATGATGGAAAAGATCATGGGGATCAGAATCCCGATTTTTCCGAAGGCTCCCGACAGTCCCGCTCCGTTTTCCCGAACACTCTTTTGGTAAAAAATAAAGGAGGCAAAGAAAAATCCTCCCGCCAGGGTACCGATAATCATGCCCCAGATCATACTGGAATACTCGGAAAAAATAAATCCCCCCTGACTAAACATCAGGGAAAACTCCTCCATAAAGGAATTCGACCAGTCC from Isachenkonia alkalipeptolytica encodes:
- a CDS encoding TraB/GumN family protein, translating into MNIEGKEIILIGTAHVSKESAKQVKEVIEEEQPDSVCIELDRQRYQSVTDKNRWQKMDIFKIIKEKKTTVLLVNLVISSFQNRLAKQFGIKPGQEMIQGIDSAKEIGAKLVLADRNIQTTFARVWHGIGIKGKLSLMVQILFSIFNDESISEEELEKMKSQDTLNAMLQDFTEHFPKLKKPLIDERDQYLSQKIKEAPGNKVVAILGAAHVPGIKTEIYKEHDLKELSKVPKKSKAPGKIAWAIPILIIGIILYTFYMNFSAGISQITSWVIWNGGFSALGAIIALGHPLTILTAILVAPLSSLNPLLAAGWFAGITEAYLRRPSVEDFEKLSEDAVSVKGFWKNKVTRILLVVTLTNLGSTLGTVIGGAEVIRVFIRTIT
- a CDS encoding DUF3006 domain-containing protein, translated to MQVIIDRFEGAFAVVELADKETVNMPRALLPTEAKAGDVIEIRINREQTKQRKAKMENRMKNLWKKT
- a CDS encoding GGDEF domain-containing protein, which translates into the protein MKLQENLIEIVGCNAQGVIEEIIYAHEKTLFDVGASIFDKIAMDENKAEKLKNLFHGKDQILDLVLEHPLQEQDKQRVLHGFSMARGYLIMVEEGLYCGEHCQDSYEEIMKLNSQFANAQREVAKKNEELKRMNEKLETVAAKDALTGLFNRYTLQEKFQEVLKRCQRGDSILSMAMVDFNNFKKVNDDWGHEAGDRLLKDFAKLALKETRTGFDYVFRIGGDEFLFLFEGCSEEKAKDILFRIEKELKKYTSIVSLAFGTMEVPIGEDTKLEKLLVQVDEKMYRDKRKKHQKESTDKSRV
- a CDS encoding (S)-benzoin forming benzil reductase, giving the protein MKYFIITGTSRGLGKALGKALMDENHRVFCISRKMDRELMDFAETQRGSLEFFEFDLSDHERIRSLMDEIFQRVDLEAAEGIYLVNNAGVLAPVKRLEDCEDGEILQNLHVNLAAPLILTSAFIKKTQGFTGDKKVINISSGAGSKPHYGWANYCASKAGVNLFTRSVGLEQESKEAPVKILSLAPAIMDTKMQEEIRSSNKEDFQELEKFKNYKKEGQLLPTKKVAEKVKELLLTGDFEQGEVLDVRDLL
- a CDS encoding YwbE family protein, with product MEGTKRSNITPGATVTIVEKQNQSTGKLTQGVVAKLLTKSPNHPHGIKVRLESGEVGRVKEVL
- a CDS encoding DnaJ domain-containing protein, which translates into the protein MNIINKTLGKTIYLFAKILEGMFTVTIRLLETLVLITKGISSGLLLLLSMGGCLFLLIFAIPLGIRILTDPYALGILLFLMLFPFLAGRLLVHLKKQKFLITAFLFNLSKHLIHPEAYAYKSFASYKKAYDQAQEDYRREQERRYHEQQQQKQRAWNEQFYQWQSQGARGSRYYYRTGSSGQWHRQGGQHQSFGGPQGNPRQKYKESLDILEVSEGVDEKELKMAYRKKAKKYHPDINKDPNATKKFQEINDAYKFLSEYS